A segment of the Mangrovimonas sp. YM274 genome:
TCATTTTGGGGTAAATCAGTTGTAATTGTTACGGTGCCGTATGTGGTAGCTGTATAAGTATACCATTCGCCAGAAGTAGCACCTGTGCCATTGACAGCACATATAATTGCAGGAACTTCAGATCCATCCACAGCAGCAACGCTATTTAGGCCTGTAACAGCTGTTCCTGCAGAAGCACAAGTGTTTTGTGAATTTCCCAAGTGATAAATCAAAAGGGAAATACATAAAAGTGTAATTTTTTTCATAATGATTGAGTTTAAGTTGTTGATTTATAGCTGTGTAAAGCTTTATAAAACTATCTATTTTTTTTGATAAATCCTATTTGGTTTGTATTTAATATGTTGAATTTCAAATTTTTATGATGTAGTCTTGGTTTGAGAACTCATTGTGTTGTCTAGATATTTTGCTATGAGATAAATATGACTTAACTTTTTTTAGTAGGTTTGTCATTACCTAAATGACTAAATTTTTCTGTTGAAAATAGTAGAGCAAATAAAGCAGCCCATCGCTTACGAAATGGACCTTTTTGAACAAAAGTTTCAATTGTCCATGTCTTCAAAAGTAGCCTTGCTCAATAGAATTACTACTTATATTGTTAACAGAAAAGGGAAGCAAATGCGTCCCATGTTCGTGTTTTTGGTAGCAAAAATGGTCAACAATGGAGAGATTAGTGAGCGCACGTATCGCGGAGCTTCGGTTATTGAGTTGATTCATACCGCAACTTTGGTGCATGATGATGTGGTGGATGATAGTAACAGGCGTCGAGGCTTTTTCTCCGTCAATGCCCTTTGGAAAAACAAGATTGCTGTGTTGATTGGGGATTTTCTGCTATCTAAAGGTTTGTTGCTTTCCATTGATAATAATGATTTCGATTTGTTGAAAATCATTTCCGTAGCTGTTAGGGAGATGAGTGAAGGAGAGTTGTTGCAAATCGAAAAGGCCCGCCGACTGGACATCACCGAAGCTGTGTATTATGAAATCATTCGTCAGAAAACGGCAACCTTAATAGCAGCGTGCTGTAGTTTGGGAGCTGCTTCGGTAAAGCCAAATTCTCCAGAAGTGGAAACTATGCGTAAATTTGGAGAGCTGATTGGGATGGCGTTCCAAATTAAGGACGATTTGTTTGATTATGGAGAAGATGCCATCGGGAAAC
Coding sequences within it:
- a CDS encoding polyprenyl synthetase family protein, coding for MKIVEQIKQPIAYEMDLFEQKFQLSMSSKVALLNRITTYIVNRKGKQMRPMFVFLVAKMVNNGEISERTYRGASVIELIHTATLVHDDVVDDSNRRRGFFSVNALWKNKIAVLIGDFLLSKGLLLSIDNNDFDLLKIISVAVREMSEGELLQIEKARRLDITEAVYYEIIRQKTATLIAACCSLGAASVKPNSPEVETMRKFGELIGMAFQIKDDLFDYGEDAIGKPTGIDIKEQKMTLPLIHVLNKCDKKDKKWLINSIKNHNKDKKRVKEVITFVKDNGGLDYAIAKMKEFQKEALTLLETYPESEFKSSLKLMVNYVIDRKK